A genome region from Stenotrophomonas maltophilia includes the following:
- the paoC gene encoding aldehyde oxidoreductase molybdenum-binding subunit PaoC — MPLEFNAPAGDNLFDKAKVVGKSTPRIDGPRKTTGTAPYAYERHDVAPNQAYGYIVGAGIGKGRIISMDASRARAAPGVLAVITAPETKPVGTSNWNNAPLFGGPEVAHYHQAIACVVAETFEQARAAAALIRTRYERDKGRFDFPALAPTAPLAKGRDGKPDRQTLGEFDTAYASAAVKLDETYHTSDESHSMMEPHATIAAWEGDTLTLWTANQMIEWARQGMAAILGIDPAKVRVDSPYIGGGFGGKLFIRADAVLAALAAKQVGRPVKIALQRPLMPNNTTHRHATLQRVRIGCGKDGRISAIAHENWSGNINGEDGENGALQTPKLYAGANRLVANYIATLDMPEGNAMRAPGEAPGHMALEVAMDEMAEKLGLDPIAFRILNEPEVVPGDPSKKFSDRNLVRCLREGAERFNWSKRNPRPAQVREGDWLVGMGVSAGYRGAPTMKSAARVRLDGQGGVIVETDMTDIGTGSYTIIAQTAAETMGVPLERVQVTLGDSRHPASAGSGGQWGAASSTAGVYAACVSLRRKVGEKLGFDGDTADFANGRIQAGGRTIKLAEAGTLSAEDGIAFGDFKQGYDVGTYAGHFCEVAVHAYTGETRIRRMLAVCDGGRILNPLSARSQVIGGMVMGAGATLMEELVVDKRLGLFINHDLAGYEVPVHADIPYQEVVFLDTLDPVISPMKAKGVGELGICGVGAAIANAIYNATGVRVRNYPITLDKLLPGLPDVG, encoded by the coding sequence ATGCCCCTTGAATTCAACGCCCCCGCCGGCGACAACCTGTTCGACAAGGCCAAGGTCGTCGGCAAGTCGACGCCGCGCATCGACGGTCCACGCAAGACCACCGGCACCGCCCCCTATGCCTACGAGCGCCACGACGTGGCGCCGAACCAGGCCTACGGCTACATCGTCGGTGCGGGCATCGGCAAGGGGCGCATCATTTCGATGGATGCCTCCCGCGCACGTGCCGCGCCCGGCGTACTGGCGGTCATCACCGCACCGGAAACCAAGCCGGTCGGCACATCGAACTGGAACAATGCGCCGCTGTTCGGCGGACCCGAAGTGGCCCACTACCATCAGGCCATCGCCTGCGTGGTGGCAGAGACCTTCGAGCAGGCCCGCGCCGCCGCGGCGCTGATCCGCACCCGCTACGAGCGCGACAAGGGCCGCTTCGATTTCCCCGCCCTGGCACCAACCGCGCCGCTGGCAAAGGGACGCGACGGCAAGCCCGACCGGCAGACGCTGGGCGAATTCGACACCGCCTACGCGAGCGCCGCGGTCAAGCTGGACGAGACGTACCACACCTCCGACGAAAGTCATTCGATGATGGAGCCGCACGCCACCATCGCCGCCTGGGAGGGCGACACGCTCACGCTGTGGACGGCGAACCAGATGATCGAATGGGCCAGGCAAGGCATGGCGGCGATCCTCGGCATCGATCCTGCCAAAGTGCGCGTGGACTCGCCCTATATCGGCGGCGGATTTGGCGGCAAGCTGTTCATCCGTGCCGACGCGGTGCTGGCCGCGCTGGCGGCCAAGCAGGTCGGGCGGCCGGTGAAGATCGCGCTGCAACGCCCATTGATGCCCAACAACACCACGCACCGGCACGCCACCCTCCAGCGCGTGCGGATCGGCTGCGGAAAGGATGGCCGGATCTCCGCCATCGCCCATGAGAACTGGTCGGGCAACATCAACGGCGAGGACGGCGAGAACGGTGCCCTGCAGACGCCCAAGCTCTATGCAGGCGCCAACCGCCTGGTGGCCAACTACATCGCCACGCTCGACATGCCCGAAGGCAATGCGATGCGCGCACCGGGCGAAGCACCGGGCCACATGGCGCTGGAAGTGGCGATGGACGAAATGGCCGAGAAGCTGGGCCTCGACCCGATCGCGTTCCGCATCCTCAACGAGCCCGAGGTCGTGCCCGGCGATCCGTCCAAGAAGTTCTCCGACCGCAACCTGGTGCGCTGCCTGCGCGAAGGCGCGGAGCGCTTCAACTGGAGCAAGCGCAACCCCAGGCCGGCGCAGGTCAGGGAAGGGGACTGGCTGGTCGGCATGGGCGTGTCTGCGGGCTATCGCGGCGCACCGACGATGAAGTCGGCGGCGCGGGTCCGGCTTGACGGCCAGGGCGGAGTGATTGTCGAGACCGACATGACCGACATCGGCACCGGCTCCTACACGATCATCGCGCAGACGGCAGCCGAGACCATGGGCGTGCCGCTGGAGCGGGTCCAGGTGACCCTCGGTGACTCCCGTCATCCCGCCTCCGCCGGCTCCGGCGGCCAGTGGGGCGCGGCAAGCTCCACCGCAGGCGTGTACGCGGCGTGCGTCAGCCTGCGCCGCAAGGTGGGTGAGAAACTGGGCTTCGACGGCGACACCGCAGACTTCGCCAATGGCCGCATCCAGGCGGGTGGGCGGACCATCAAGCTGGCGGAGGCGGGCACACTGTCGGCGGAGGACGGCATTGCCTTCGGCGACTTCAAACAAGGCTACGACGTCGGCACCTATGCAGGGCATTTCTGCGAGGTCGCCGTGCATGCCTACACGGGAGAGACGCGCATCCGCCGCATGCTTGCCGTATGCGATGGCGGCCGGATTCTCAATCCGCTGTCCGCACGCAGCCAGGTCATCGGCGGGATGGTGATGGGTGCGGGCGCGACCCTGATGGAGGAGCTGGTGGTCGACAAACGGCTGGGCTTGTTCATCAACCACGACCTTGCGGGCTACGAGGTTCCCGTGCACGCCGACATCCCGTACCAGGAAGTGGTCTTCCTCGACACGCTGGATCCGGTGATCTCGCCGATGAAGGCCAAGGGTGTGGGTGAACTGGGCATCTGCGGGGTCGGCGCCGCGATCGCCAATGCGATCTACAACGCAACCGGCGTGCGCGTGCGCAACTATCCCATCACCCTGGACAAGCTGCTGCCCGGCTTGCCCGACGTAGGCTGA
- a CDS encoding XdhC family protein — protein MDRPVASPAPEASAVGGGEPGDLAGDLSAAPGFLTEGSPRGVLETALTRVRAGEHAVLALVLETEGSTYAGAGDMVLFCNGGQVGWLSGGCLEPELARRAEQVNAAGRVDWIEIDTRSDDDLLSGSALGCRGRLRIALLPLRAMAGIDVVIEAWLREGVPLQRELRASGQIVFRAGHREQAWQLHPMEGTQPFGEGAWRLPLPRLPRALVLGGGPETPFLVPLLRGLGWRVSVAERRARWASAGQGADAHLQASPAEALHGDPCDAALVMHHDFELDREALVALADTKVAFIGLLGPRRRREDLFKLLTPDQRHRLSPRLRSPVGLDIGGRGPEAISLSIAAQLQQWRSAHGR, from the coding sequence ATGGACCGACCCGTAGCCTCACCCGCGCCGGAGGCTTCAGCGGTAGGCGGAGGGGAGCCCGGCGATCTTGCCGGGGACCTGTCCGCAGCGCCGGGCTTCCTCACCGAAGGCAGCCCGCGCGGCGTGCTCGAGACGGCCTTGACGCGCGTGCGCGCGGGGGAGCACGCCGTGCTCGCGCTGGTGCTGGAAACTGAGGGCTCCACCTACGCCGGTGCCGGCGACATGGTGCTGTTCTGCAACGGCGGCCAGGTCGGCTGGCTCAGCGGCGGATGCCTGGAGCCCGAGCTCGCGCGACGCGCGGAGCAGGTGAACGCGGCAGGGCGGGTCGACTGGATCGAGATCGACACCCGCAGTGACGACGACCTGTTGAGTGGGTCCGCGCTCGGGTGCCGCGGCCGGCTGCGGATTGCGCTCCTGCCATTGCGTGCCATGGCCGGCATCGACGTTGTCATCGAGGCATGGCTGCGCGAGGGTGTGCCACTACAGCGCGAGCTTCGTGCATCGGGGCAGATCGTTTTCCGCGCCGGCCACCGCGAGCAGGCGTGGCAGCTGCATCCGATGGAGGGTACGCAGCCCTTTGGCGAGGGTGCGTGGCGTTTGCCGTTGCCCCGGCTTCCGCGGGCCCTGGTGTTGGGGGGCGGTCCCGAAACTCCCTTCCTGGTTCCGTTGCTGCGGGGCCTGGGGTGGCGGGTCAGCGTGGCCGAACGGCGAGCGCGCTGGGCCTCAGCCGGGCAGGGTGCGGATGCGCATCTTCAGGCCAGCCCGGCCGAGGCCCTTCATGGCGACCCGTGCGACGCGGCACTGGTGATGCATCACGATTTCGAACTGGACCGGGAGGCGCTGGTGGCCCTGGCTGATACCAAAGTCGCGTTCATTGGACTGCTGGGTCCGCGGCGAAGGCGCGAGGACCTGTTCAAGCTGCTGACACCGGATCAGCGCCACCGCCTTTCCCCGAGACTTCGATCACCTGTCGGCCTGGACATCGGCGGCCGAGGGCCAGAGGCGATTTCGCTCAGCATCGCCGCACAGCTGCAGCAATGGCGAAGCGCGCACGGCAGGTGA
- a CDS encoding nucleotidyltransferase family protein gives MAKRARQVTDAHAVVVLAAGGSTRLGQPKQLLTRQGETLVHRVVRLARELAPAQVLVVVGANAQAVTSSIAGLDATPVTNHHWERGLASSLQVAGAHLLPTVTAVMVVACDQPAIERSHLQALLSGARASASGCAGTRHGDALGIPAVVPRAWFNQVGASGDRGFGARLRQLPVDTVHVLQAPELGLDIDTPEDLARARDAGWIDAGR, from the coding sequence ATGGCGAAGCGCGCACGGCAGGTGACTGACGCGCATGCGGTCGTCGTGCTGGCTGCCGGCGGGAGCACCCGACTTGGCCAGCCCAAGCAGCTTCTGACCCGGCAGGGCGAGACCCTGGTACATCGCGTGGTGCGGTTGGCGCGCGAGCTCGCGCCAGCGCAGGTGCTGGTCGTGGTGGGCGCAAACGCACAGGCCGTGACATCCAGCATTGCCGGGCTGGACGCCACTCCGGTAACCAACCACCACTGGGAACGCGGCCTGGCGAGCAGTCTGCAGGTTGCCGGCGCACACCTGCTGCCCACGGTGACCGCGGTGATGGTCGTGGCATGCGACCAGCCCGCAATCGAGCGCTCCCATCTGCAGGCGCTGCTTTCCGGTGCCCGCGCCTCGGCATCAGGGTGCGCTGGCACCCGTCATGGAGACGCGCTTGGCATTCCTGCAGTAGTGCCGCGCGCATGGTTCAATCAAGTGGGTGCAAGCGGTGACCGCGGCTTCGGAGCGCGCCTGCGGCAACTTCCTGTCGATACGGTGCATGTCCTACAGGCACCGGAACTGGGCCTGGATATCGACACGCCAGAAGATCTTGCGCGTGCGCGCGATGCGGGATGGATCGATGCCGGGAGGTGA
- a CDS encoding tetratricopeptide repeat protein — translation MPYIGIGLHVLAAIYFAVHAIRSGQNLYWLILLFSFPLLGSVVYFLAIYFPEVRHSRGARQVVRSAKQLMDPGQDLRNARAELARTPTVQNRVRLGMTLLDAGQAEEARALLEQAASSPLGDDPYILTGLARARLDSGQPALAAETLDGLFARHPDVRRKPEQTLLYAQALAAAQASGTRAAFERAVECGNDAAARCLYAEWLMAQSQPDDREQARSLFAGIIDDAQHWSRHARSHNAAWLERTKAALKGY, via the coding sequence ATGCCCTATATCGGAATCGGACTCCACGTACTGGCGGCCATCTACTTCGCGGTGCACGCCATCCGCTCGGGCCAGAACCTCTATTGGCTCATTCTGCTCTTCTCGTTCCCGCTGCTCGGCAGCGTCGTTTACTTCCTGGCGATCTACTTTCCCGAAGTCCGTCATTCGCGCGGTGCCCGGCAGGTCGTCCGTTCCGCCAAGCAGCTCATGGACCCGGGCCAGGACCTTCGCAACGCCCGTGCCGAGCTGGCCCGCACGCCCACCGTGCAGAATCGGGTTCGCCTGGGTATGACGCTGCTGGATGCCGGCCAGGCCGAGGAAGCCAGAGCCCTGCTTGAGCAGGCAGCCAGCTCGCCACTGGGCGACGATCCCTACATCTTGACCGGCCTGGCGCGTGCCCGCCTCGATTCCGGGCAGCCCGCGCTTGCGGCGGAGACACTGGACGGCCTGTTCGCCCGCCACCCGGATGTGCGCCGCAAGCCGGAACAAACCCTGCTTTACGCGCAGGCACTGGCGGCTGCCCAAGCGTCCGGCACCCGTGCCGCGTTCGAGCGCGCGGTGGAGTGCGGAAATGACGCGGCCGCCCGCTGTCTGTATGCCGAATGGCTGATGGCACAGTCGCAACCCGACGACCGCGAGCAAGCCCGCAGCCTGTTCGCCGGCATCATCGACGATGCCCAGCACTGGTCGCGCCACGCGCGCAGCCACAATGCCGCATGGCTGGAGCGGACCAAGGCCGCGTTGAAGGGTTACTGA
- a CDS encoding HEPN domain-containing protein produces MNANDIYLNDFATRSFRDIADQDYIMARAAYRTTLYPQFLWSGLQAIEKYLKAILLYNRIPQPKGKESLRHDLARALELTKQARFEMSLSATSMQIIEHLDTYGRFRYLESSYHLDGQELLMLDRAVWEVRLYCRVLDHTITTGAGEVIDMLPKYLRTIELELHKPARRFLIPGGVLEKILAKRDHPARPSLVWKNLLFNQHHRKSLQWRHRRHVVNSPLALRPELLDEVNKYVWLPGEAIKAYREEIEARRSDR; encoded by the coding sequence ATGAATGCCAACGATATCTATCTCAATGACTTTGCCACCCGCTCCTTCCGTGACATCGCCGACCAGGACTACATCATGGCGCGGGCCGCATACCGGACGACGCTGTATCCGCAGTTCCTGTGGTCGGGGCTGCAGGCGATCGAAAAGTACCTCAAGGCCATCTTGCTCTACAACCGCATCCCGCAGCCGAAGGGCAAGGAGTCGCTGAGACACGATCTGGCCCGGGCGCTGGAGTTGACCAAACAAGCCCGGTTCGAGATGTCCTTGTCCGCGACGTCAATGCAGATCATCGAGCACTTAGATACTTATGGCCGCTTCCGCTATCTGGAAAGCTCATACCATCTGGACGGCCAGGAACTGCTCATGCTCGACCGAGCGGTATGGGAGGTCCGGCTTTACTGCCGTGTCCTCGACCATACGATCACGACCGGCGCGGGCGAGGTCATCGACATGCTACCCAAGTACCTGAGAACGATCGAACTTGAACTGCACAAGCCAGCGCGCCGGTTTCTCATTCCGGGCGGCGTCCTAGAGAAGATATTGGCGAAGCGGGACCACCCCGCTCGCCCGTCCCTGGTCTGGAAGAATCTGCTCTTCAACCAGCACCATCGTAAATCCCTGCAATGGCGCCACCGTCGACATGTGGTCAACTCGCCACTGGCCCTACGGCCAGAACTGCTCGATGAGGTGAATAAGTACGTGTGGCTTCCGGGCGAGGCCATCAAGGCGTACCGTGAGGAGATCGAAGCGCGTAGGTCAGACCGATAA
- a CDS encoding DUF3653 domain-containing protein, producing the protein MSKIDPHDRIDLTGPWAGFGFQAGHMFTPEGHQLEPCDMTWWSLTCNIAREWRLMMAEAAPRRPAARKSFGHGEIQRHLPSRSAQNSPRTTVRRA; encoded by the coding sequence ATGAGCAAGATCGATCCCCATGATCGCATCGACCTAACCGGCCCTTGGGCCGGTTTCGGATTCCAAGCTGGGCACATGTTCACCCCCGAAGGTCATCAGCTAGAGCCATGCGACATGACCTGGTGGTCCCTGACCTGCAACATTGCGCGGGAATGGCGACTGATGATGGCTGAGGCGGCTCCCCGGAGACCAGCTGCACGAAAAAGCTTCGGCCACGGCGAAATCCAGCGTCATCTACCTAGCCGAAGCGCTCAGAATTCGCCGAGAACGACGGTCCGGCGTGCGTGA
- a CDS encoding MBL fold metallo-hydrolase RNA specificity domain-containing protein, with amino-acid sequence MYVNNPPHDATRLSVSFLGGTDTVTGSRYLIEAGGARVMVDCGLFQGYKPLRLRNWLPFPVDPASIDAVVLTHAHLDHSGYLPRLMKQGFHGSVWCTPATRDLCRTLLPDAARLLEEEARHANQRGSSKHHPAEPLYTEEDAQRCLDLMRVVYFSDPFEPVPGVTATFRKQGHILGAASVSLIHRGRRITFSGDVGRSNDPVMRPPWALPASDWVVVESTYGNRRHPTTSLTDLLIEPIRRTLGRGGVVMIPAFAVGRAQLLLHVIATLQAEGRIPRAPIYLNSPMAKDVTLLYGKYRNEHLLDDAALERLHAATRLVNSIEESKALNLRQGPMIIVAGSGMLTGGRILHHLIAFGPDCRNMILLPGFQAGGTRGAALVRGDKLLRIYGQDVPIRAEVVQVEAASAHADADELLSWLRTAQTTPRRVFITHGEPDAADAQRLAIERQLHWSACIPEYLQHIDLDPG; translated from the coding sequence ATGTACGTGAACAATCCGCCTCACGATGCAACCCGCCTCAGTGTCTCGTTCCTGGGCGGCACGGATACTGTCACCGGCTCACGCTACCTGATAGAGGCCGGTGGCGCCCGCGTCATGGTGGATTGCGGGCTCTTCCAGGGATACAAACCGCTGCGATTGCGGAACTGGCTACCGTTTCCGGTGGATCCCGCATCCATTGATGCGGTGGTGCTCACCCACGCGCACCTGGATCACAGCGGATATCTGCCACGACTGATGAAGCAGGGATTCCATGGATCCGTGTGGTGCACACCGGCCACCCGGGATCTATGCAGGACACTTCTCCCCGACGCCGCGCGCCTGCTGGAGGAGGAGGCGCGCCACGCCAATCAGCGTGGCAGCTCGAAACACCATCCGGCCGAGCCGCTCTACACCGAGGAGGATGCGCAACGGTGCCTGGATCTAATGCGCGTCGTCTACTTTTCCGATCCCTTTGAACCGGTGCCTGGCGTAACGGCTACGTTTCGCAAACAGGGACACATCCTTGGCGCCGCATCGGTATCGCTGATCCATCGGGGCAGGCGCATCACGTTCAGTGGTGATGTCGGTCGTTCGAACGATCCGGTGATGCGCCCTCCCTGGGCGCTGCCGGCATCGGATTGGGTCGTGGTCGAATCGACATACGGCAATCGGCGCCATCCGACGACGTCTTTGACGGACCTGCTTATCGAGCCGATCCGGCGCACCCTCGGGCGGGGTGGAGTGGTGATGATACCGGCGTTCGCGGTGGGGCGCGCCCAGCTCTTGTTGCACGTGATCGCCACCCTGCAGGCGGAAGGGCGGATTCCGCGCGCCCCGATCTACTTGAACAGCCCCATGGCAAAGGACGTCACCTTGCTCTATGGGAAATACAGAAACGAACATCTGCTGGATGACGCCGCACTGGAGCGGTTGCACGCGGCAACCCGGCTCGTCAATAGCATCGAGGAATCCAAGGCTCTCAACCTTCGGCAAGGCCCTATGATCATCGTCGCGGGTAGTGGAATGCTGACCGGGGGACGCATTCTTCATCATCTCATCGCCTTTGGCCCGGATTGTCGCAACATGATCCTTTTGCCAGGCTTCCAGGCAGGGGGAACGCGCGGGGCGGCATTGGTGCGCGGTGACAAGTTACTGCGAATCTATGGTCAGGACGTGCCGATACGTGCCGAGGTGGTACAGGTGGAAGCAGCTTCTGCCCACGCCGACGCCGATGAACTTCTAAGCTGGCTGCGCACGGCACAGACGACTCCGCGGCGGGTTTTCATCACACACGGAGAGCCAGACGCTGCCGACGCTCAGAGGTTAGCCATTGAGCGGCAGCTGCATTGGTCTGCATGCATCCCCGAGTACTTACAGCACATTGATCTCGACCCGGGCTGA
- a CDS encoding universal stress protein, giving the protein MYCDILLPFVLGRLHEQALGLATALSREQGSRLVALAGASVVVPVATGWMYYPAVYTALHEPAKETVRMLATSLEERLAGAGVDWLVSANERVWEGPVDQVMPQSRCVDLTILGLHRDDPGIEDTLVSSLLVESGVPLLLVPPEARDAVPRDVVIAWKSTRESIRAVHDALPLLVAAQRVHLLSIDAGPGEPSREKDATLRLVTHLQRHGVSASPVHRGYEEGGAGPAILNFVKESGADCIVAGGYGRSRASEFLFGGVTRTLIRHSPIPVFLAH; this is encoded by the coding sequence ATGTACTGCGACATTCTGCTGCCCTTCGTCTTGGGGCGCCTGCACGAGCAGGCGTTGGGTCTGGCCACGGCGCTTTCGCGTGAGCAGGGGAGCCGTCTGGTAGCTCTGGCTGGGGCCAGTGTAGTTGTGCCGGTAGCGACGGGTTGGATGTACTACCCTGCCGTCTACACCGCTCTGCACGAGCCGGCCAAGGAAACGGTCAGGATGCTTGCCACGTCGCTGGAGGAGCGGCTGGCGGGCGCAGGGGTAGATTGGCTCGTGTCCGCGAACGAGAGGGTGTGGGAGGGGCCTGTGGATCAGGTGATGCCTCAGTCACGATGCGTTGACCTGACCATCTTGGGGTTGCATCGCGATGACCCCGGCATTGAGGACACGCTTGTCTCCTCGTTGCTGGTGGAATCGGGCGTGCCGCTGCTGCTCGTGCCACCGGAAGCACGCGATGCGGTGCCGCGTGACGTTGTAATTGCATGGAAAAGCACGAGGGAATCCATTCGCGCGGTCCATGATGCCTTGCCGTTGCTTGTCGCTGCACAGCGTGTACACCTGTTGTCTATCGATGCCGGTCCCGGCGAACCCAGCAGGGAGAAAGACGCGACTCTGCGCCTGGTGACTCATCTACAGCGCCACGGCGTCTCAGCCTCGCCTGTGCACCGCGGCTATGAGGAAGGTGGAGCAGGACCGGCCATACTGAACTTCGTGAAGGAGAGCGGCGCCGATTGCATTGTCGCCGGCGGCTACGGCAGATCCCGTGCCTCGGAATTCCTGTTTGGCGGCGTTACCCGCACACTGATCCGGCACAGTCCGATACCAGTATTTCTCGCCCACTGA
- a CDS encoding MgtC/SapB family protein: protein MNLIEVNESSPGSLTWIKSSRDSFWTNARAESPLTDSSGQPKMLSIVQDPAGTAAGLITASVVGALVGLAWQRAGGRMAAAHTRFGGSVVLALVAISGGLGALLGGAALVAGAVLLGLAVCPRPRHSQAAAASLIVLPALYLVGAIAVSAPATAILAGSAILVILVGGPALIRKVNAKVSSRELRDVATVLVAGFLILPLLPDRTVDPWEVINPSRLGTLIVALMAVSVGAHLALRHLGPRSALALTGFAGGFVSSTATIAAMADGARSSPRLAPAFAGAALLSNVAMILQLGLVMGTLAPALLAYSMVPLVCSAIVAMGIALAFGWRSLLSTSAVSGLAIVRPFKPLAIVVFVGLIVILLLAASLLRDWLGDESLPWTLGISGIADVHAATASAAQMVGAERISNGIAIQAITIALATNSLLKCLIAAARGGWRFSAPLLIGTSLIVGTFAVAAGRSG from the coding sequence ATGAACTTGATCGAAGTCAACGAAAGTTCCCCTGGATCGTTGACTTGGATCAAGTCATCCCGGGATTCGTTCTGGACAAATGCCCGAGCAGAATCGCCATTGACCGATTCCAGTGGGCAACCAAAAATGCTGAGCATCGTCCAGGATCCGGCAGGCACCGCCGCGGGGCTGATTACCGCCTCTGTCGTGGGCGCCCTTGTTGGACTGGCCTGGCAGCGAGCAGGCGGGAGGATGGCGGCGGCCCACACGCGCTTTGGGGGCAGTGTTGTGCTTGCGCTGGTCGCGATCTCAGGCGGGTTGGGAGCGCTGCTGGGAGGCGCGGCGCTGGTAGCTGGCGCAGTGCTGCTGGGCCTGGCAGTCTGCCCTCGCCCACGACACTCCCAGGCAGCCGCGGCCAGTCTGATTGTGCTGCCTGCCCTGTATCTGGTAGGCGCCATTGCGGTAAGCGCACCTGCAACGGCGATCCTCGCCGGCAGTGCCATCCTGGTGATACTGGTTGGGGGCCCTGCCCTGATACGGAAGGTGAATGCGAAGGTTTCCAGCCGTGAGCTTCGGGACGTCGCAACGGTGCTGGTTGCTGGCTTTCTGATTCTTCCCTTGCTTCCAGACCGCACCGTCGACCCTTGGGAAGTCATCAACCCGAGTCGGCTCGGCACACTCATCGTGGCGCTGATGGCAGTCAGCGTCGGAGCGCACCTGGCGCTACGCCATCTGGGGCCCCGGTCGGCCTTGGCCTTGACCGGCTTCGCCGGTGGGTTTGTCTCCAGTACCGCCACCATCGCGGCAATGGCGGACGGGGCGCGGTCGTCGCCCCGGCTGGCGCCTGCATTCGCAGGAGCAGCCTTGCTTTCCAACGTGGCCATGATTCTGCAGTTGGGCCTGGTAATGGGCACGCTGGCACCTGCATTACTCGCCTACAGCATGGTCCCGCTGGTCTGCTCGGCAATCGTGGCCATGGGGATAGCATTGGCATTCGGATGGCGGTCCTTGCTCAGTACCTCAGCGGTGTCCGGGCTGGCCATCGTGCGGCCATTCAAACCGTTGGCGATCGTGGTTTTTGTTGGGCTGATCGTCATTCTGCTTCTGGCAGCAAGTCTGCTGCGAGACTGGCTGGGTGACGAGAGCCTGCCCTGGACTCTGGGCATCTCCGGCATTGCCGACGTACATGCCGCCACCGCCTCTGCCGCCCAGATGGTTGGTGCGGAGCGGATCAGCAACGGTATCGCGATACAGGCGATCACCATCGCACTCGCGACCAACTCATTGCTGAAATGCTTGATCGCCGCGGCAAGGGGCGGATGGCGCTTCTCTGCTCCGTTGTTGATCGGGACCAGCCTGATCGTCGGAACGTTCGCTGTGGCCGCCGGGCGTAGCGGGTGA
- a CDS encoding universal stress protein has product MDILVPLTDTPADASAMQLAAALVGARGGHITLVQPVESPLPDVARAEVPPRVATLLRRVAQWSVPHDIQIEDGRAERPVDAIALRAQGFDQVIMACAGHDHAERRLQHAQFSSLVSRSGRPILALPGRTRFDGIFKRAVIGWSATPESARAAHDFLRLDFACALVVTTVDGSDRVNEHAQAFINSLMRQGREAIFTPVSSDGGSVAEALLGHAFDSQADLLVCGAYGHSRAREWLLGGTTRELFERTLTPLFLSR; this is encoded by the coding sequence ATGGATATTCTTGTCCCTTTGACGGATACGCCCGCTGATGCTTCTGCCATGCAGCTGGCAGCAGCGCTTGTCGGCGCCCGTGGCGGGCACATCACGCTGGTGCAGCCAGTGGAATCTCCCTTGCCCGACGTTGCACGCGCCGAAGTCCCGCCCAGAGTCGCCACGCTCTTGCGCCGGGTTGCGCAGTGGAGCGTTCCGCATGACATCCAGATCGAGGACGGGCGCGCGGAACGTCCTGTGGACGCGATTGCCCTGCGCGCACAGGGTTTCGACCAGGTGATAATGGCGTGCGCCGGACATGACCACGCCGAGCGCAGGCTGCAACATGCTCAGTTCTCTTCACTGGTTAGCCGATCCGGACGCCCCATCCTGGCATTGCCAGGGAGAACCCGTTTCGACGGAATCTTCAAGCGGGCCGTCATCGGCTGGAGTGCAACCCCCGAATCCGCTCGCGCGGCACATGATTTCCTGAGATTGGATTTCGCGTGTGCCCTTGTGGTTACCACCGTGGACGGAAGTGACCGGGTCAATGAACATGCTCAGGCGTTCATCAACAGTCTGATGCGGCAGGGGCGAGAAGCGATATTTACTCCCGTGTCGTCAGATGGGGGGAGCGTGGCTGAAGCGCTACTGGGCCACGCATTTGATAGCCAGGCGGATCTACTCGTCTGCGGCGCCTATGGCCATTCGCGCGCGCGCGAATGGCTGCTGGGGGGAACGACGAGGGAGCTCTTCGAGCGCACCCTCACGCCCCTGTTCCTGTCACGTTGA